One stretch of Bordetella avium DNA includes these proteins:
- a CDS encoding polysaccharide deacetylase family protein: MTSIPILMYHQIGTPAAKGTPYRGLTVHPASFRRQMTWMRRFGYRGLSMRDLMPYLRGEKTGKVFGVTFDDGYRNVLENAAPVLQELGFTGTNYFVAHQLDGGNVWDIEKGIPYSGLMSAAEMRQWHDAGNEVGSHTLDHVHLPQVSPEEARRQIRLSKDTLEQVLGAPVTAFCYPYGDHGPEHRAMVREAGYDNATLTVRGLASAADDPFGLPRVTVSRSTHLLQFLQKTLTRYEDLRRR, from the coding sequence ATGACATCCATCCCCATCCTCATGTACCACCAGATCGGCACGCCCGCAGCCAAAGGCACGCCGTATCGTGGCTTGACGGTACATCCCGCCAGTTTCCGTCGCCAGATGACCTGGATGCGCCGCTTCGGATATCGCGGTCTGTCGATGCGTGACCTCATGCCTTATCTGCGCGGCGAAAAAACCGGCAAGGTTTTTGGCGTCACCTTCGATGACGGCTATCGCAATGTGCTCGAGAACGCGGCGCCGGTGCTCCAAGAACTGGGGTTCACCGGGACGAATTATTTCGTCGCTCATCAGCTCGATGGCGGTAATGTCTGGGACATCGAAAAAGGCATTCCCTATTCGGGTCTCATGAGCGCGGCCGAAATGCGCCAATGGCATGATGCAGGCAATGAAGTCGGCTCGCACACGTTGGATCACGTGCATCTGCCGCAGGTCTCGCCGGAAGAGGCCCGCCGCCAGATCCGGCTGTCCAAGGACACGCTGGAGCAGGTGCTGGGGGCGCCCGTTACTGCTTTTTGCTATCCCTATGGTGATCACGGCCCCGAGCATAGGGCGATGGTGCGCGAGGCGGGCTACGACAACGCCACCCTGACCGTGCGCGGTCTGGCATCGGCAGCCGATGATCCCTTCGGCCTGCCGCGGGTCACCGTCTCGCGTTCCACCCATTTGCTGCAATTCCTGCAAAAGACTCTGACGCGCTATGAAGACCTCCGCCGGCGCTGA
- a CDS encoding glycosyltransferase family 4 protein, whose product MKTSAGAERRLRIALLVDRFGKRFGGAEAYGVELMRVLACRHDITIIARDYDSDLRLDYLPVKVSARLPSWMRVLYFACRAARYTRGGRFDIVHSHMNGWSGEVQVMHVTPVRYSRLHGLGPLRRLATWLSPRLATYLWLERQRVAPGKRVVAVSQLIVEQLHDAYGPSLRVDTILPGVHSAPPIDAAQRRVTRQELGLSEDDIACLLVARNPLRKGLPALVEALACLPARYRLLVVGADGPTREAVMASSAAARVSLVSPTPDVGRYYEAADLYVHPTLNDSFGMAPLEAMAHGLPVVISPPAYCGFSRYLSDGVDALILRDPHDGVGLARAIQTLGEDAGLRARLIQGGRSLAQQQSWEAVAGRYEALYEQILSAR is encoded by the coding sequence ATGAAGACCTCCGCCGGCGCTGAGCGGCGCTTGCGCATCGCGCTGCTGGTTGATCGTTTCGGCAAGCGTTTCGGCGGGGCAGAAGCTTATGGCGTGGAGCTGATGCGCGTGCTGGCCTGCCGGCACGACATCACCATCATCGCGCGCGACTACGATAGCGATCTGCGCCTGGACTACCTGCCTGTGAAGGTTAGCGCCCGTCTGCCCAGTTGGATGCGCGTGCTGTATTTCGCCTGCCGGGCGGCGCGCTACACCCGCGGCGGGCGTTTCGATATCGTGCATTCGCACATGAATGGCTGGTCTGGCGAGGTGCAGGTCATGCACGTCACGCCGGTGCGTTACAGCCGGCTGCATGGCCTGGGGCCATTGCGCCGGCTCGCCACCTGGCTCAGCCCTCGTCTGGCGACCTACCTCTGGCTGGAGCGCCAGCGTGTCGCGCCGGGCAAGCGGGTTGTGGCGGTGTCGCAACTCATCGTCGAACAACTGCATGATGCTTATGGCCCGTCTCTGCGCGTAGATACGATTTTGCCGGGCGTGCATAGCGCCCCGCCGATCGACGCCGCGCAACGGCGGGTCACCCGTCAAGAACTGGGCCTGAGCGAAGATGACATTGCCTGCCTGCTGGTGGCTCGCAATCCGCTGCGCAAAGGTCTGCCCGCGCTTGTGGAAGCGCTGGCCTGCCTGCCGGCGCGCTACCGTCTGTTGGTGGTGGGGGCTGACGGCCCGACGCGCGAGGCTGTGATGGCTAGCTCGGCCGCGGCGCGTGTCAGCCTCGTATCGCCTACCCCGGACGTCGGGCGTTACTACGAGGCCGCCGATCTCTATGTGCATCCGACGCTCAATGACAGCTTTGGCATGGCGCCGCTTGAGGCCATGGCCCATGGTCTGCCCGTCGTAATCAGTCCGCCGGCCTATTGCGGTTTCTCGCGCTATCTTTCGGATGGCGTGGATGCCCTCATATTGCGTGACCCCCATGATGGCGTTGGTTTGGCCCGGGCTATCCAGACGCTGGGCGAGGATGCAGGCTTGCGCGCCCGCCTGATTCAGGGCGGACGCAGTCTGGCGCAGCAGCAAAGCTGGGAGGCGGTGGCGGGCCGCTACGAAGCGCTCTACGAGCAGATTCTCTCGGCCCGTTGA
- a CDS encoding YkgJ family cysteine cluster protein, translating to MQCRTACAACCIAPSISSPIPGMPQGKPAGVPCIQLDEALRCRIFGQPGRPAVCGSLSPSEEMCGASREQALRWLGHIEQFTAPAPCAG from the coding sequence ATGCAGTGCCGCACCGCTTGCGCAGCCTGTTGCATCGCGCCCTCGATTTCCAGTCCGATTCCGGGCATGCCGCAAGGCAAGCCCGCAGGCGTCCCCTGCATCCAACTCGATGAAGCCTTGCGCTGCCGCATTTTTGGCCAGCCGGGGCGGCCTGCCGTCTGCGGATCGCTTTCCCCCAGCGAGGAAATGTGCGGAGCTAGCCGCGAGCAGGCGCTACGCTGGCTGGGGCATATAGAGCAGTTCACGGCTCCGGCCCCTTGCGCTGGATAG
- a CDS encoding YdcF family protein, translating into MAINSYLTNLIIPFNLCIALLVLGLVVGLLRWRKTAGALIATGLIWVLVWSLPATSLWLGGALEHRYPYLEPASAPTADAIVVLGGNTANGRANWFLPYDKDTAVVRVDTATDLYLAGRAPKVVLSGGALEGNVSEAQGMAHRMRQRGVPDSALVLENASRNTYENAALTEDTLRANHISKVLLVTSALHMPRAMAAFSKQGVEAIAAPTPPQIVPPTDGSLSPWVPDMRTLDASRSIIKEYAGLLVYWLRGWV; encoded by the coding sequence ATGGCTATCAATAGTTACCTGACCAACCTCATCATCCCCTTCAACCTCTGCATCGCCCTGCTGGTGCTGGGCTTGGTGGTCGGACTCCTTCGCTGGCGCAAAACGGCCGGCGCACTAATCGCGACAGGCCTGATCTGGGTCCTGGTCTGGTCATTACCTGCAACCTCGCTATGGCTGGGCGGCGCACTGGAACACCGCTACCCCTATCTGGAACCGGCCTCTGCGCCGACAGCCGATGCCATTGTCGTGCTCGGGGGCAACACGGCGAACGGCCGCGCCAACTGGTTTTTACCCTATGACAAGGACACCGCCGTGGTGCGTGTGGATACCGCCACCGATTTGTATCTGGCGGGCCGGGCGCCCAAGGTGGTGCTTTCCGGAGGCGCGCTGGAGGGCAATGTCAGCGAAGCGCAGGGTATGGCGCACCGCATGCGCCAGCGGGGGGTGCCGGATTCGGCCCTGGTTCTGGAGAATGCCAGCCGCAATACCTATGAAAACGCCGCCCTGACCGAAGACACGCTACGCGCCAACCATATCAGTAAAGTGCTGCTGGTGACCTCTGCGCTGCATATGCCGCGCGCCATGGCTGCATTTTCGAAGCAGGGCGTGGAGGCCATCGCCGCCCCCACCCCGCCCCAGATCGTGCCGCCCACCGATGGCAGCCTTTCGCCCTGGGTGCCGGATATGCGCACCCTGGACGCCAGCCGCTCTATCATCAAGGAATACGCTGGGCTGCTGGTTTACTGGCTGCGCGGCTGGGTTTGA
- a CDS encoding glycosyltransferase family 9 protein, which yields MSALSAIYVRVPNWVGDVCMSLPSLRLLQASGQALVICARPWARDLLDGLPKAGFLPMTGKWRVDRNTVAQHRSALPSGATRGLLLPDSLSSAAVFRLAGVPSAGYRDDGRSLLLRWPVDKPAAPLHAVQSWYFLTREALGAWGLPQGAADPAPSLNLPLTERHQHDCDAALAQAGLQGRDFVLIAPTATGLHRGRVKVWPHFDALTRSLQAQGHTVVMCPPASEIEEARRNAPTAQLLPPLGLGAFACLTTRASLVICNDSGVSHVAAAAGARELTLFGVTRRERTGPWSDRAVCLGGEDAWPAQNDVERSALALLQGGAP from the coding sequence ATGTCCGCTCTCTCAGCCATTTATGTACGCGTGCCCAACTGGGTGGGCGATGTCTGTATGAGCCTGCCCAGCCTGAGGCTGCTGCAGGCCAGCGGGCAAGCTCTGGTGATTTGCGCCCGCCCCTGGGCCCGCGATTTGCTGGACGGCCTGCCCAAGGCCGGCTTCCTGCCCATGACGGGCAAATGGCGGGTCGACCGCAACACCGTCGCGCAGCACCGCAGCGCCCTGCCCTCGGGCGCCACGCGCGGCTTGCTCTTACCCGATTCGCTGTCCAGTGCTGCGGTATTCCGCCTGGCAGGCGTACCCAGCGCGGGCTACCGAGATGACGGGCGCAGCCTGCTGCTACGCTGGCCGGTGGACAAGCCTGCCGCGCCGCTGCATGCGGTGCAGTCCTGGTACTTCCTGACTCGGGAAGCGCTTGGCGCCTGGGGCCTGCCGCAGGGAGCCGCCGATCCGGCACCCTCGCTGAATCTGCCTCTGACCGAACGCCACCAGCATGATTGCGATGCCGCCCTAGCGCAAGCCGGCCTGCAGGGCCGCGACTTTGTACTGATCGCCCCGACGGCAACGGGCCTGCACAGAGGTCGCGTCAAGGTGTGGCCCCATTTCGACGCCCTGACCCGTTCCTTGCAAGCGCAGGGCCATACCGTGGTAATGTGCCCACCGGCCTCGGAAATCGAGGAAGCGCGCCGCAATGCGCCCACCGCGCAATTGCTGCCGCCTCTGGGGCTGGGCGCTTTTGCCTGCCTGACCACCCGCGCATCCCTCGTGATATGTAATGATTCAGGGGTATCGCATGTGGCGGCGGCCGCAGGCGCAAGAGAGTTGACGCTGTTTGGCGTCACGCGCCGCGAACGAACCGGCCCCTGGTCGGATCGGGCGGTCTGCCTGGGCGGCGAAGACGCCTGGCCCGCGCAAAATGACGTCGAGCGCTCAGCGCTTGCGCTGCTGCAAGGCGGCGCTCCGTAG
- the msbA gene encoding lipid A export permease/ATP-binding protein MsbA, translating into MIPGVREATAGHEPVKAELWKRIYSRVGSHWKGLILAVLLMAGAAATQPTLAVIMKPLIDGGFAGDKPQYIWSVPLAVIGLILLRGVCNFFSDYLLAWVANNVLLGIRREMFDRLLGLPDADFKRGDTGRLLNRFTIDAGNVTGYATDVITVLVRETLVVISLIAVLLYMSWLLTVIILVVMPISVWIARSFARRLRRINRETVNMNAELTRVVSEGIDGQRVIKLFDGYEAERGRFAYVNARLRRFAMRTAVADAALTPLTQVCIAVAVGAVIAVALGQANAGTLTAGAFAAFMSALAQIFDPIKRLTNLASKMQKMLVSAESVFTLVDQIPEVDEGQRTLAEPVRGKIEFRQIGHRFPEADRNTISDVSFTVEPGQTVALVGRSGSGKTTLVNMLPRFVLPTEGSILIDDVPINDVQLNSLRSHLSLVSQDVVLFDDTIAANVGYGALGKADDQRIHDALAAANLRDFVDSLPKGIHTPVGENAARLSGGQRQRLAIARALIKNAPILILDEATSALDNESERQVQSSLDRLMRGRTTLVIAHRLSTVQNADRIIVLDAGRIVEHGAHTELLAAGGLYATLYNMQFRED; encoded by the coding sequence TTGATTCCTGGCGTCCGAGAAGCAACCGCCGGCCACGAACCGGTCAAAGCCGAGTTGTGGAAGCGTATCTACAGCCGTGTGGGCTCCCATTGGAAGGGCCTCATCTTGGCCGTCCTGCTGATGGCGGGTGCTGCAGCCACGCAACCGACGCTTGCTGTGATCATGAAGCCGCTGATCGATGGCGGCTTCGCAGGTGATAAGCCGCAATATATCTGGTCTGTACCCCTGGCGGTGATCGGCCTGATTCTGCTGCGCGGCGTGTGTAATTTTTTCAGCGACTATCTGCTGGCCTGGGTGGCTAACAACGTGCTGCTGGGCATACGGCGCGAGATGTTTGACCGCCTTCTGGGCCTGCCGGACGCAGACTTCAAGCGAGGCGACACCGGGCGTCTGCTCAATCGTTTCACCATCGATGCGGGCAATGTCACCGGCTATGCCACTGACGTCATCACCGTCCTCGTGCGTGAAACCCTGGTGGTGATTTCGCTGATCGCCGTGCTGCTGTATATGTCCTGGCTGTTGACGGTCATCATCCTGGTGGTGATGCCGATTTCCGTCTGGATTGCCCGTTCCTTCGCACGCAGACTGCGCCGTATCAACCGCGAGACCGTCAACATGAACGCCGAACTGACCCGCGTGGTGAGTGAAGGCATCGACGGCCAGCGCGTGATCAAACTGTTTGATGGCTACGAAGCCGAGCGGGGCCGGTTCGCCTATGTCAACGCCCGCCTGCGCCGCTTCGCCATGCGCACCGCTGTGGCCGATGCCGCGCTGACGCCGCTGACTCAGGTCTGTATTGCCGTTGCCGTGGGCGCCGTGATCGCCGTAGCCTTGGGGCAGGCCAACGCCGGCACACTCACGGCAGGCGCTTTCGCCGCCTTCATGAGCGCGCTGGCCCAGATCTTCGATCCCATCAAGCGCCTGACCAATCTCGCCAGCAAGATGCAAAAAATGCTGGTGTCGGCGGAAAGCGTATTCACGCTGGTTGATCAGATTCCGGAAGTCGATGAGGGGCAGCGCACACTGGCCGAGCCGGTGCGCGGCAAGATCGAGTTCCGCCAAATTGGCCATCGTTTTCCCGAAGCCGACCGCAATACCATCTCCGATGTGAGTTTTACCGTCGAGCCGGGCCAGACCGTGGCGCTTGTGGGCCGCTCGGGCAGCGGCAAGACCACCCTGGTCAATATGCTGCCCCGTTTTGTCTTGCCGACCGAGGGCAGCATTCTTATCGATGACGTGCCCATTAACGACGTGCAGTTGAACAGCCTGCGCTCCCACCTCTCGCTCGTGAGCCAGGATGTTGTGCTGTTCGACGATACGATTGCCGCTAATGTGGGCTATGGCGCCTTGGGTAAAGCCGATGATCAGCGCATCCACGATGCGCTGGCTGCTGCCAATCTGCGAGACTTTGTTGACAGTCTGCCCAAGGGAATTCATACGCCCGTGGGTGAAAATGCGGCCCGCCTGTCCGGCGGCCAGCGTCAGCGTCTGGCCATTGCCCGCGCGCTGATCAAGAATGCGCCCATTCTCATTCTCGACGAAGCCACTTCGGCGCTCGATAATGAATCCGAGCGGCAGGTGCAAAGTTCGCTCGACCGCCTGATGCGCGGCCGCACCACGCTGGTGATTGCCCATCGCCTGTCCACCGTTCAGAACGCAGACCGCATCATCGTTCTGGATGCGGGGCGTATCGTGGAGCATGGCGCGCATACCGAGCTGCTCGCTGCGGGGGGGCTGTACGCCACGCTATACAACATGCAGTTCCGCGAAGACTGA
- a CDS encoding helix-turn-helix transcriptional regulator has translation MQPTQKLIYRVSDVRKALGVSTATIYRMCLRGELVKGKIGTTRSVGITAESVEAMAARMGLRAASAEHALDQMGSQVGSHAKTHAQN, from the coding sequence ATGCAGCCAACGCAAAAACTGATTTACCGAGTCTCCGATGTTCGGAAGGCGCTCGGCGTATCTACCGCCACGATTTATCGGATGTGCCTCAGGGGTGAGCTGGTCAAGGGTAAGATCGGCACAACGCGCAGCGTCGGGATAACAGCTGAATCCGTCGAGGCAATGGCGGCTCGCATGGGCCTGCGGGCAGCGTCAGCCGAGCATGCTCTCGATCAAATGGGTAGCCAAGTGGGTAGCCACGCAAAAACTCACGCGCAAAACTGA
- a CDS encoding DNA cytosine methyltransferase: protein MAAPAAYYNEIDPYAAQWLRNLIAAGHIAPGDVDERSIEDVHPDDLRGYTQAHWFAGIGVWSLALRRAGWPDDRPVWTGSCPCQPFSAAGKGIAFDDERHLWPAFFHLIQECRPPVLFGEQVASKDADSWIDLVQADLEGVGYAVGAVPFPSASIGAPHIRDRLYWLANAAGQGLQGRELVGKRVRSQLAAAQRSGTAGGLAHADHDRRAAPSFDQGDDAKHHAQSCGEPGGMERPLHIGRQRRETAASGYHNDRKTSERSQGEHGLGVTGSHRLSQHQAGPVNGFWRASDWLLCRDGKWRPVEPGTSPLAHGAAARVGRLRAYGNAINAVQAQIFVEESMRCL, encoded by the coding sequence ATGGCAGCGCCTGCCGCCTACTACAACGAGATCGACCCTTATGCAGCGCAATGGCTGCGCAACCTTATCGCCGCCGGACACATTGCACCCGGCGACGTAGACGAGCGGAGTATCGAAGATGTACACCCCGACGACTTGCGCGGATACACGCAGGCGCACTGGTTTGCCGGTATCGGCGTCTGGTCGCTCGCCCTTCGCCGCGCCGGATGGCCCGATGATCGACCTGTTTGGACCGGTTCCTGTCCGTGCCAACCTTTCAGCGCGGCAGGCAAAGGCATTGCGTTTGATGATGAGCGGCACTTATGGCCCGCGTTCTTCCATCTCATCCAAGAGTGCCGCCCTCCAGTCCTCTTTGGAGAGCAGGTTGCGAGCAAGGACGCAGACTCTTGGATCGACCTTGTACAAGCTGACTTGGAAGGAGTGGGTTACGCCGTCGGGGCGGTCCCGTTTCCGTCTGCGAGCATCGGTGCGCCGCACATCCGCGACCGACTCTACTGGTTGGCCAACGCCGCAGGCCAGGGATTACAAGGGCGCGAACTCGTCGGGAAACGAGTTAGATCACAACTCGCGGCCGCTCAACGAAGTGGCACGGCTGGCGGGCTGGCCCACGCCGACCACGACCGACGCGCTGCGCCATCCTTCGATCAAGGCGACGACGCAAAACATCACGCTCAATCATGCGGCGAACCTGGCGGGATGGAACGCCCCCTGCACATCGGACGGCAGCGGCGGGAAACGGCCGCATCCGGATACCACAATGACCGGAAAACATCCGAGCGGTCGCAAGGTGAACATGGGCTTGGCGTCACAGGCTCACATAGGCTTTCTCAACACCAAGCCGGCCCGGTTAACGGCTTCTGGCGAGCTTCTGACTGGCTCCTCTGCCGGGATGGTAAATGGAGGCCAGTTGAACCCGGAACATCCCCGCTGGCTCATGGGGCTGCCGCCCGAGTGGGACGATTGCGCGCCTACGGAAACGCGATCAATGCGGTCCAAGCGCAAATCTTTGTCGAAGAATCAATGAGGTGTCTATGA
- a CDS encoding class I SAM-dependent methyltransferase, with product MMDATVLDPCCGGRMMWFDRQDQRALFGDIRSEQHTLCDGRAFNITPDLNMDFRAIPFANDTFALVVFDPPHLRRAGVDSWLRAKYGILTNDWRDDLRRGLAECFRVLRPEGVLIFKWAEVQIPVSQILALTDHRPLFGHKSGKREKTHWLTFLKPAAPSIQGEGR from the coding sequence ATGATGGATGCAACAGTGCTCGATCCCTGCTGCGGCGGCCGAATGATGTGGTTCGACCGCCAAGACCAGCGCGCCCTGTTTGGTGACATCCGCAGCGAGCAGCACACCCTCTGCGATGGCCGGGCCTTCAACATCACGCCCGATCTGAATATGGACTTCCGGGCGATCCCGTTTGCGAACGACACCTTTGCCTTGGTGGTGTTCGACCCGCCACACCTGCGGCGCGCCGGCGTCGATTCGTGGCTGCGCGCCAAGTACGGAATCTTGACCAACGACTGGCGCGATGATTTGCGGCGCGGCCTCGCTGAGTGCTTCCGCGTCCTGCGTCCCGAGGGTGTGCTGATCTTCAAGTGGGCAGAGGTGCAAATCCCGGTGAGCCAGATTCTTGCTCTGACGGATCACCGGCCGTTGTTTGGCCACAAGTCGGGCAAGCGGGAGAAAACACACTGGCTGACGTTTCTGAAGCCAGCCGCCCCATCCATCCAGGGCGAAGGGAGGTAG
- the recT gene encoding recombination protein RecT, with product MSQTTSLADLKKTSKMVASQAGIGQVKAFFDSQKSTLAAVLPRHVSADRMLKIALGALRTTPKLMGCTVESLMGAVVQCSQLGLEPNTPLGHAYLIPFEKRRKQGNDWVTDKIEVQIVLGYKGLIDLARRSGQIVSIAAHAVHENDHFEYAYGLDEKLEHKPAMGERGAIIAFYAVAKLVGGGHAFEVMSEQQIIEIRNASQGWQQAVRAKKTDASPWGAHFAEMGRKTVLRRLFKYLPVSIELANAAALDELNARGESQALDSVLEGEYITPAPGDDDAAHPAIAYDPSPLFQQIADAANLDALDLVGDSLRDVPDEHYDALQRAYQNRRAELTPAD from the coding sequence ATGTCGCAAACAACCTCCCTCGCTGACCTCAAGAAAACATCCAAGATGGTCGCCTCGCAGGCCGGCATCGGCCAGGTAAAGGCGTTTTTTGATTCCCAAAAGTCCACGCTGGCCGCCGTGCTGCCGCGCCACGTCAGCGCCGACCGCATGCTGAAGATCGCCCTTGGTGCGCTGCGCACCACGCCGAAGCTGATGGGTTGCACGGTCGAATCCTTGATGGGCGCGGTTGTGCAGTGCTCGCAGCTTGGTCTGGAGCCGAACACCCCCCTTGGCCATGCCTACTTGATCCCCTTCGAGAAGCGCCGCAAGCAAGGGAATGATTGGGTGACAGACAAGATCGAGGTTCAGATTGTCCTGGGCTACAAGGGACTGATCGACCTCGCCCGCCGATCCGGCCAGATCGTGAGCATCGCCGCCCATGCCGTACACGAGAACGATCATTTTGAATATGCCTACGGCCTGGATGAAAAGCTGGAGCACAAGCCGGCCATGGGCGAACGCGGCGCCATCATCGCTTTCTATGCAGTCGCCAAGCTGGTCGGTGGCGGCCACGCCTTCGAGGTGATGAGCGAGCAGCAGATCATCGAGATTCGCAACGCCTCGCAAGGCTGGCAGCAGGCCGTGCGCGCTAAAAAGACTGACGCTAGCCCCTGGGGTGCGCACTTTGCAGAGATGGGCCGCAAGACCGTGCTGCGCCGCCTCTTTAAATATCTGCCTGTCAGCATTGAGCTGGCCAACGCCGCCGCACTGGACGAGCTGAACGCTCGCGGCGAATCTCAAGCACTGGACAGCGTTCTGGAAGGCGAATACATCACGCCCGCACCGGGCGATGACGACGCCGCGCATCCCGCGATTGCCTACGACCCCTCCCCCCTGTTCCAGCAGATCGCAGACGCGGCGAACCTCGACGCGCTCGACCTGGTTGGCGACAGCTTGCGCGACGTGCCTGACGAGCATTACGACGCGCTGCAACGCGCCTACCAGAACCGCCGCGCCGAGCTGACCCCGGCGGACTGA
- a CDS encoding PD-(D/E)XK nuclease-like domain-containing protein has protein sequence MNAITEATRLIDAPCVIEGQPIEQYHGGPGISKTGLDRINVSPANFYDLTMNPARPPEPERKGQLEGQLAHCAILEPEKFATRYAVGPDVIRSTKEWKAFEAALPAGVIGIKPDQRETAMRQAEAVRRLPDVAEALAAGVAESSAYWIDQETGVLCRCRPDWCHPAGESGVILLDVKTFSDASPHEFSRQIARKRYHVQDAFYTDGYAAASGTTVLAFIFVAVQDAWPFAASAVMLDPRSQDQGRRDYRRNLVTYADCLTSGNWPGFGQGIHLASLPNWAFNDE, from the coding sequence ATGAACGCCATCACCGAAGCCACCCGCCTGATTGACGCCCCGTGCGTGATAGAAGGCCAGCCCATCGAGCAGTACCACGGCGGGCCGGGAATCAGCAAAACGGGCCTTGATCGCATCAATGTCTCGCCGGCCAATTTCTATGACCTGACCATGAACCCGGCGCGGCCGCCTGAGCCGGAGCGTAAGGGCCAGCTGGAGGGCCAGCTTGCGCACTGCGCGATTCTGGAGCCTGAAAAGTTTGCCACGCGGTATGCAGTCGGCCCCGATGTGATCCGTTCGACCAAGGAATGGAAAGCCTTCGAGGCGGCGCTACCCGCTGGCGTCATCGGCATCAAACCAGACCAGAGAGAGACGGCAATGCGGCAGGCCGAAGCCGTGCGCCGCCTGCCGGACGTGGCCGAGGCGCTGGCCGCTGGCGTGGCCGAATCATCCGCCTACTGGATCGACCAGGAAACCGGCGTCCTGTGTCGGTGCCGCCCTGACTGGTGCCACCCGGCGGGCGAGTCCGGCGTGATCTTGTTGGACGTGAAAACCTTCAGCGATGCAAGCCCGCATGAGTTTTCGCGCCAGATCGCCCGAAAGCGTTACCACGTCCAAGACGCCTTTTACACGGACGGCTACGCGGCTGCCAGCGGTACGACCGTGCTGGCCTTCATCTTTGTTGCCGTCCAGGATGCCTGGCCGTTCGCCGCCAGCGCCGTGATGCTCGATCCGCGAAGCCAGGACCAGGGGCGCCGCGACTATCGCCGCAATCTCGTCACCTATGCCGACTGCCTGACCTCGGGCAACTGGCCCGGTTTCGGCCAGGGTATCCACCTCGCATCTCTGCCCAACTGGGCATTCAACGACGAATGA
- a CDS encoding HNH endonuclease: protein MTPSRKQVEAARPKFLEWLVARGAQVLRPTSEWELVRFDCASGVAIIYSNAKGSTTFTGQALAAWSAYKGAMPWDAGVRTKRAKVSPLIRTLLERDGDRCFFCHGHTSDDDRSAEHLVPVAHGGPNHISNLVLAHRACNARAGHLSAMEKIRIRDQSREQP from the coding sequence ATGACCCCGAGCCGAAAGCAGGTTGAAGCCGCCCGCCCCAAGTTCCTCGAATGGCTCGTAGCTCGCGGTGCCCAGGTGCTTCGCCCGACAAGTGAATGGGAGCTGGTGCGTTTCGACTGCGCATCGGGCGTGGCGATCATCTACAGCAATGCCAAAGGCAGCACCACTTTCACCGGCCAAGCCTTAGCGGCCTGGAGCGCTTACAAAGGCGCGATGCCCTGGGATGCTGGCGTCCGTACAAAGAGGGCCAAGGTCAGCCCGCTGATCCGCACCCTGCTGGAGCGAGACGGCGACCGCTGCTTTTTCTGTCATGGGCACACCTCCGACGATGACCGCAGCGCCGAGCATTTGGTACCGGTTGCCCACGGTGGCCCGAACCACATCAGCAATCTGGTACTGGCCCACAGGGCATGCAATGCGCGAGCAGGCCACCTGAGCGCGATGGAGAAAATCCGCATACGCGACCAATCAAGGGAGCAGCCATGA